The following proteins are co-located in the Anomalospiza imberbis isolate Cuckoo-Finch-1a 21T00152 chromosome 1, ASM3175350v1, whole genome shotgun sequence genome:
- the HEPACAM2 gene encoding HEPACAM family member 2 isoform X1: MLSWSPLANFFWDLQCKIYFLLVGICSALKLTVPSHTIHGIEGQPLHLSVDYNFNATASEIQIIWLFERSQSNPKYLLGSVNQRVVPDLEYQHKFTLIPPNASLRINPLHLSDEGNYIVKVNVRGNGTIAASQKIQVAVDVPVTKPAVHTEPSSGVVEYVGNITLKCTVDRGTRVAYQWMKNGKHLHAGPNYTFSSNNATLLIVPVVKEDIGNYSCLVSNPVSAMESEIIAPTIYYGPYGLRVKSDKGLNIGAVFTVDVGEVVLFDCSADSNPPNTYSWIQRDDNTTQVIKYGPHLEVVSDKVAQKTMDYMCCAFNNVTGKRDETHFTVVITSVGMEKLAQKGKSLSSLAVITGISLFLILAMTFLFLWKRYQPHKVIQQKLQSRAEADYRKAQAFSGHESALDDFGIYEFITFPDLTSGSRVSSQSVPGPDFVSGQDMLSTIYEVIQHIPEQPEQDHQECI; the protein is encoded by the exons ATGCTTTCATGGAGCCCTTTAGCCAACTTCTTTTGGGACTTACagtgcaaaatatattttctgcttGTAG GGATTTGTTCTGCCTTAAAATTGACAGTACCATCTCATACCATCCATGGTATTGAGGGGCAACCACTTCATCTTTCTGTTGACTACAATTTCAATGCTACAGCTTCTGAAATCCAGATAATTTGGCTTTTTGAGAGGTCTCAAAGTAATCCAAAATACTTGCTTGGCTCTGTAAATCAAAGAGTTGTTCCAGACTTGGAATACCAGCACAAGTTTACCCTTATACCACCAAATGCATCTTTGAGGATTAATCCATTGCATCTCAGTGATGAGGGCAATTACATCGTAAAAGTCAATGTCCGTGGAAATGGGACCATAGCTGCAAGTCAAAAGATTCAAGTAGCTGTTGATG TTCCAGTCACAAAGCCAGCTGTACATACTGAACCATCTTCAGGAGTAGTGGAGTATGTAGGGAATATTACCCTAAAATGTACTGTGGATAGAGGTACAAGGGTAGCTTACCAGTGGATGAAAAATGGGAAGCATCTTCATGCTGGCCCTAATTATACCTTTTCATCAAACAATGCTACACTTCTAATTGTTCCTGTAGTAAAAGAAGACATTGGGAATTACAGCTGTCTGGTATCTAACCCTGTCAGTGCAATGGAAAGTGAGATAATTGCACCAACCATATATT ATGGACCCTATGGACTAAGAGTCAAATCAGACAAAGGTCTGAATATAGGGGCAGTGTTTACAGTTGACGTGGGGGAAGTTGTACTGTTTGACTGCTCAGCAGATTCAAATCCACCAAATACTTATTCATGGATTCAAAGGGATGACAATACCACTCAAGTAATCAAATATGGACCCCATCTGGAAGTTGTATCTGATAAAGTGGCCCAGAAGACAATGGATTACATGTGCTGTGCTTTCAACAACGTGACTGGAAAACGAGATGAAACTCACTTCACTGTTGTCATTACGTCTGTAG GGATGGAAAAGCTGGCCCAGAAAGGAAAATCTTTGTCTTCTCTTGCAGTAATAACAggaatttcattatttttgatCCTAGCTATGACCTTTTTATTCTTATGGAAAAGATATCAACCACATAAAG tgATACAACAGAAGCTACAGAGCAG GGCAGAAGCTGATTACAGAAAGGCACAGGCATTTTCAG GACATGAAAGTGCTTTGGATGATTTTGGGATATATGAGTTCATCACTTTTCCAGATCTTACCAGTGGCTCTAGG GTTTCAAGTCAATCTGTTCCTGGCCCTGACTTTGTCTCAGGGCAGGATATGCTAAGTACGATTTATGAAGTTATTCAGCACATTCCTGAGCAGCCAGAACAAGACCACCAAGA ATGTATATGA
- the HEPACAM2 gene encoding HEPACAM family member 2 isoform X2, whose product MLSWSPLANFFWDLQCKIYFLLVGICSALKLTVPSHTIHGIEGQPLHLSVDYNFNATASEIQIIWLFERSQSNPKYLLGSVNQRVVPDLEYQHKFTLIPPNASLRINPLHLSDEGNYIVKVNVRGNGTIAASQKIQVAVDVPVTKPAVHTEPSSGVVEYVGNITLKCTVDRGTRVAYQWMKNGKHLHAGPNYTFSSNNATLLIVPVVKEDIGNYSCLVSNPVSAMESEIIAPTIYYGPYGLRVKSDKGLNIGAVFTVDVGEVVLFDCSADSNPPNTYSWIQRDDNTTQVIKYGPHLEVVSDKVAQKTMDYMCCAFNNVTGKRDETHFTVVITSVGMEKLAQKGKSLSSLAVITGISLFLILAMTFLFLWKRYQPHKVIQQKLQSRAEADYRKAQAFSGHESALDDFGIYEFITFPDLTSGSRVSSQSVPGPDFVSGQDMLSTIYEVIQHIPEQPEQDHQE is encoded by the exons ATGCTTTCATGGAGCCCTTTAGCCAACTTCTTTTGGGACTTACagtgcaaaatatattttctgcttGTAG GGATTTGTTCTGCCTTAAAATTGACAGTACCATCTCATACCATCCATGGTATTGAGGGGCAACCACTTCATCTTTCTGTTGACTACAATTTCAATGCTACAGCTTCTGAAATCCAGATAATTTGGCTTTTTGAGAGGTCTCAAAGTAATCCAAAATACTTGCTTGGCTCTGTAAATCAAAGAGTTGTTCCAGACTTGGAATACCAGCACAAGTTTACCCTTATACCACCAAATGCATCTTTGAGGATTAATCCATTGCATCTCAGTGATGAGGGCAATTACATCGTAAAAGTCAATGTCCGTGGAAATGGGACCATAGCTGCAAGTCAAAAGATTCAAGTAGCTGTTGATG TTCCAGTCACAAAGCCAGCTGTACATACTGAACCATCTTCAGGAGTAGTGGAGTATGTAGGGAATATTACCCTAAAATGTACTGTGGATAGAGGTACAAGGGTAGCTTACCAGTGGATGAAAAATGGGAAGCATCTTCATGCTGGCCCTAATTATACCTTTTCATCAAACAATGCTACACTTCTAATTGTTCCTGTAGTAAAAGAAGACATTGGGAATTACAGCTGTCTGGTATCTAACCCTGTCAGTGCAATGGAAAGTGAGATAATTGCACCAACCATATATT ATGGACCCTATGGACTAAGAGTCAAATCAGACAAAGGTCTGAATATAGGGGCAGTGTTTACAGTTGACGTGGGGGAAGTTGTACTGTTTGACTGCTCAGCAGATTCAAATCCACCAAATACTTATTCATGGATTCAAAGGGATGACAATACCACTCAAGTAATCAAATATGGACCCCATCTGGAAGTTGTATCTGATAAAGTGGCCCAGAAGACAATGGATTACATGTGCTGTGCTTTCAACAACGTGACTGGAAAACGAGATGAAACTCACTTCACTGTTGTCATTACGTCTGTAG GGATGGAAAAGCTGGCCCAGAAAGGAAAATCTTTGTCTTCTCTTGCAGTAATAACAggaatttcattatttttgatCCTAGCTATGACCTTTTTATTCTTATGGAAAAGATATCAACCACATAAAG tgATACAACAGAAGCTACAGAGCAG GGCAGAAGCTGATTACAGAAAGGCACAGGCATTTTCAG GACATGAAAGTGCTTTGGATGATTTTGGGATATATGAGTTCATCACTTTTCCAGATCTTACCAGTGGCTCTAGG GTTTCAAGTCAATCTGTTCCTGGCCCTGACTTTGTCTCAGGGCAGGATATGCTAAGTACGATTTATGAAGTTATTCAGCACATTCCTGAGCAGCCAGAACAAGACCACCAAGAGTAA